The Streptomyces sp. 135 sequence CACGTTCGACCTCAACGAGAAGGTCGCCGCCGGCCTGAAGTCCGGCGACCTCGGCTTCGCCGTCGACCAGCAGCCCTACCTCCAGGGCTACCAGGCCGTCGACCTGCTCTGGCTGTACAAGTACAACGCCGATGTGCTCGGCGGCGGCCGGCCCGTCCTGACCGGGCCCCAGATCATCACCAAGGACCAGGCCGCCGAGCTCGAGGAATACGCGAAGCGAGGGACCCGATGACCGCCCCGGCTCCGGCCCCGTCCCCGGCTCCGGACACCAAGAGCGACGAGCGCCTCCTGAAGACCTCGCCGCTGAAGAGGCTGCTCGGCCGCCCCGAGCTCGGCTCCGTCGTCGGCGCCGTCGCCGTCTTCGTCTTCTTCTCGATCGTCGCGGACAGCTTCCTCCAGGCCACCAGCCTCGCCACGGTGCTGTACGCCGCCTCGACCCTCGGCATCATGGCGGTGCCGGTGGCGCTGCTGATGATCGGCGGCGAGTTCGACCTCTCGGCAGGCGTCCTGGTGACGACGTCCGCGCTGATCTCCTCGATGTTCAGCTACCAGATGACGGCGAACGTCTGGGTCGGCGTGCTCGTCTCGCTCGTCGTCACCCTCGCGGTCGGCGTCTTCAACGGCGTCATGCTGACCCGCACCGACCCGCCGAGCTTCATCATCACGCTCGGTACGTTCCTGATGCTGACCGGCATGAACCTCGGCTTCACCAAGCTGATCAGCGGCACGGTCTCCACGAAGTCGATCGCCGACATGGAGGGCTTCACCTCCGCCAAGGACGTCTTCGCCTCCACGATCACCATCGGCGGCGTCGACTTCAAGATCACCATCGTCTG is a genomic window containing:
- a CDS encoding ABC transporter permease; the protein is MTAPAPAPSPAPDTKSDERLLKTSPLKRLLGRPELGSVVGAVAVFVFFSIVADSFLQATSLATVLYAASTLGIMAVPVALLMIGGEFDLSAGVLVTTSALISSMFSYQMTANVWVGVLVSLVVTLAVGVFNGVMLTRTDPPSFIITLGTFLMLTGMNLGFTKLISGTVSTKSIADMEGFTSAKDVFASTITIGGVDFKITIVWWLALIVVATWILLRTRVGNWIFAVGGGEDAARAVGVPVAATKIGLYMGVAFGAWISGQHLLFSYDTVQSGEGVGNELIYIVAAVIGGCLITGGYGSAVGAAVGALIFGMVSKGIVFAEWDSDWFKFFLGVMLLLATLLNHWVRKRAEATK